A DNA window from Deltaproteobacteria bacterium contains the following coding sequences:
- a CDS encoding TetR/AcrR family transcriptional regulator: protein MKQEKLDSILNTAKKMFALYGLRKTSIEEMARLARVAKATIYNYFGSKDKVYLEVLRREMSETAEKVSYLVDQETLPGDKLVTFVKAKFRYMGKAINILNLDREGIGNLLPGAESIRNELFNREVDIIHSILVDGVKKGIFYLNYPLLTARAIAHALRGFELYWLVQESEEKIEYYLDELMAILFDGLKSEKRGLKE from the coding sequence ATGAAACAGGAAAAATTGGATTCCATCCTGAATACCGCAAAAAAAATGTTTGCGCTATACGGCCTCCGGAAAACGAGTATCGAGGAGATGGCCCGTTTGGCCAGAGTCGCCAAGGCGACCATTTACAACTATTTCGGTAGCAAAGATAAGGTTTACCTGGAAGTCCTCCGTCGGGAAATGTCTGAGACAGCGGAAAAGGTATCATACTTGGTTGATCAAGAAACTTTGCCAGGAGATAAGTTAGTCACCTTCGTCAAAGCAAAGTTCCGATACATGGGCAAGGCCATAAATATATTGAATCTGGATCGTGAGGGGATAGGGAATCTTTTACCCGGCGCAGAAAGCATTCGTAATGAGCTTTTCAACCGTGAAGTGGACATCATTCATTCTATTTTAGTAGATGGAGTAAAAAAGGGAATTTTTTATCTTAATTATCCGCTTTTAACAGCCAGGGCCATTGCTCATGCCTTGAGGGGATTTGAGTTGTACTGGCTGGTCCAGGAAAGTGAAGAAAAAATTGAGTATTATCTCGATGAATTGATGGCAATCCTTTTTGATGGCCTGAAGTCCGAAAAGAGGGGGCTCAAGGAATGA
- a CDS encoding 4Fe-4S binding protein translates to MQQAMTAIKIKKWSMNWGIILLITLIPWFLTPGIALTQDAGFKTLEVSDAFKPLAASEFSKNSDNHEAHEPGIFEKLKLQLAALFFTILAGIMVRFKHFRFTRPLFLLGSLIILGFMNGGCPCVISSFQNLVLLGLGAEVKLYSVVWFLGIAVITYFLGRVWCGWVCHLGALQEFIYKSNRFNRLKSQRAQQIMRWMRYILAAALIIQLFFTQEKLFNHIDPFKVAFNLTSYYTAGWILLGILLITSLFIYRPFCRSACPVGLILGWISKIPGALLLAKNENCLECRRCSSACDIQAINEQAQVKNSDCLMCGTCLDRCKKQGLAFFRKGFPKAEQDQGLPEFGSVVHPISSPPADSSHSGLHL, encoded by the coding sequence GTGCAACAGGCCATGACAGCCATAAAGATAAAGAAATGGTCAATGAATTGGGGGATCATTCTGCTCATAACCTTGATCCCCTGGTTCCTGACCCCAGGGATCGCTCTGACCCAAGACGCGGGTTTTAAGACCCTGGAAGTTTCAGACGCCTTCAAGCCGCTGGCAGCTTCGGAATTTTCAAAAAATAGTGATAATCACGAAGCGCATGAACCTGGCATTTTTGAGAAACTCAAGCTGCAACTGGCCGCTTTATTTTTCACGATCCTGGCTGGCATCATGGTTCGGTTCAAGCATTTCCGGTTTACGCGCCCCCTGTTTCTCCTCGGTTCCTTAATCATTCTGGGTTTCATGAACGGCGGTTGTCCGTGTGTAATTTCGAGCTTCCAGAACCTGGTGTTATTGGGACTGGGCGCTGAGGTGAAACTTTACAGCGTGGTCTGGTTTTTAGGAATAGCCGTTATCACGTATTTTTTAGGTCGAGTCTGGTGTGGGTGGGTTTGCCACTTGGGCGCTCTGCAGGAATTCATTTACAAATCGAACAGGTTCAACCGGCTGAAGAGTCAACGCGCGCAGCAGATCATGCGCTGGATGAGATATATCCTGGCCGCTGCTCTGATTATCCAGCTCTTTTTCACCCAGGAGAAATTGTTCAATCACATTGACCCGTTCAAGGTCGCGTTTAACCTGACATCGTATTATACCGCAGGCTGGATACTTCTGGGGATTCTCCTGATTACTTCCCTCTTTATCTACCGGCCTTTCTGCAGGTCGGCCTGCCCGGTTGGACTGATATTAGGCTGGATCAGTAAGATCCCCGGGGCATTATTACTGGCCAAGAATGAAAACTGCCTTGAATGTCGGCGCTGCAGTTCAGCCTGTGATATTCAGGCCATCAACGAACAGGCCCAGGTCAAGAACTCGGATTGCCTGATGTGCGGGACCTGTTTGGATAGATGCAAAAAACAGGGCCTGGCCTTTTTCAGAAAAGGATTTCCCAAGGCTGAACAGGATCAAGGTCTACCTGAGTTCGGCTCTGTGGTCCACCCGATTTCTTCGCCACCCGCGGATTCATCACATTCTGGGCTGCACTTATAA
- a CDS encoding YjbQ family protein: protein MKNFRRELFFNVPTRRAFINITPQVEEALKESGVTEGFVLVNAMHITASVFINDDESGLHHDYDVWLEKLAPHEPVSQYRHNVGEDNADAHMKRQVMGREVVVAVTDGRLDFGTWEQIFYGEFDGRRRKRVLVKIIGE, encoded by the coding sequence ATGAAAAATTTTCGCCGGGAACTTTTCTTTAACGTTCCCACTAGACGGGCCTTTATCAACATCACCCCGCAGGTTGAGGAAGCATTGAAAGAAAGCGGCGTCACCGAAGGATTCGTGCTGGTGAATGCCATGCATATCACGGCCTCTGTTTTCATAAACGATGATGAATCCGGTCTGCATCATGATTATGACGTCTGGCTGGAAAAGTTAGCCCCGCACGAGCCTGTGTCCCAATACCGGCACAACGTGGGCGAGGATAACGCCGACGCGCATATGAAGCGCCAGGTCATGGGGCGGGAGGTTGTAGTGGCCGTGACGGACGGGCGGCTTGATTTCGGAACATGGGAGCAGATTTTCTACGGCGAGTTCGACGGGCGAAGAAGAAAGAGGGTCCTGGTAAAGATTATCGGGGAGTGA
- a CDS encoding SBBP repeat-containing protein, translating to MIIRIRPMGVNSTSEVSGIEELPGKVNYFIGRDHKKWRTNIPCYSKVKYKNIYPGIDLVFYGRAGQLEYDFLIAPGADPKIIRLAFEGVEKIKRDEKGNLVLKTKTGEIIQRLPLVYQELDGRRQVVSGQYTILGRNEIAFQLASYDRQRALVIDPILVYSTFLGGSDEDRGHDIAVDSSGNVYITGVTGSTDFPLVSSCQDVYGESWDAFVAKLNVSGTALVYYTYLGGSGQDIGRSIAVDASGHAYVTGDASSIDFPLANPLQETFGGSPTDAFVARLNASGSELVYSTYLGGSSNDRGKAISVDSLENAYVTGETLSSDFPILNFYQDQLSGSWDAFVTKISATGTLAYSTFLGGSKTEEGFGIAVDSSGNAYVTGETSSPNFPILNSYQDQLRGSWDAFVTKLNAAGSDLVYSTFLGGGGDDIGTGIAVDSSGNAYVTGFTESSDFPTTSTTSSPYQGTYGGGYHDAFVTKLNAAGSDLIYSTFLGGSNQDQGRGIAVDPSGNAYVSGFTESNNFPTASPYQGISHGYADAFITKLNPSSSDLIYSTFLGGSSYDQGWGIAVDPSGDAYVTGFTDSSDFPTTSPNLGPYNGAYNDAFVTKFIAMTISHSISAEAGADGTISPSGVVIVPDGSDETFHITPNAGYHIEDVQVDGLPVGAESSYTFYNVKEDHTIEASFASDSYTIAASAGPNGSITPSGAVSVSYGTDQAFTITPDTGYNIADVLVDGVSVGPVNAFTFAHVTGNHTINVVFTMKTYTINATTDPCGTVAPLGAISVQEGANQTFSITPDDGSSIKDIIVDGNSVGAVSSYTFYNVKEDHTIEASFASDIYTIAASAGPNGSITPSGAVSVSYGTDQAFTITPDMGYNIADVLVDGVSVGAVNAFTFAHVTGNHTISVVFTMKTYTIIATTDPGGTVAPLGVISVQEGANQTFSITPDDGYSIEDIIVDGNSVGAVSSYTFNNVTQNHAIQAVFTSNGSSDRNMSSGGGCFISVMAGK from the coding sequence ATGATTATACGCATTCGGCCGATGGGAGTTAACTCCACATCAGAAGTGAGTGGAATAGAAGAACTCCCTGGCAAGGTCAACTACTTCATCGGCCGAGACCATAAAAAATGGCGGACCAATATACCTTGCTACAGCAAAGTGAAATATAAAAATATTTATCCTGGCATTGATCTCGTCTTTTACGGTCGTGCAGGCCAACTGGAATATGACTTTCTCATTGCCCCCGGCGCCGATCCTAAAATAATCCGGCTGGCTTTCGAGGGTGTGGAGAAAATAAAACGAGACGAAAAAGGAAACCTTGTCCTCAAAACAAAGACGGGAGAGATTATACAGCGCCTGCCATTGGTTTACCAGGAATTAGACGGTCGCAGACAGGTTGTTTCCGGCCAATACACAATTCTGGGTCGCAATGAAATAGCTTTTCAATTAGCCTCCTATGACCGCCAGCGCGCCCTAGTCATTGACCCGATACTTGTTTACTCCACCTTTCTTGGCGGCAGCGATGAGGATCGAGGCCATGACATCGCCGTGGACTCCTCGGGCAACGTATATATCACAGGTGTTACCGGTTCTACTGACTTTCCTTTAGTCAGCTCCTGTCAGGATGTGTACGGCGAGTCCTGGGATGCCTTTGTGGCCAAGCTCAACGTCTCAGGCACCGCCCTGGTGTACTACACTTACCTGGGCGGCAGCGGCCAGGATATCGGAAGAAGCATTGCTGTGGACGCCTCTGGCCACGCCTATGTAACAGGCGATGCCTCCTCCATAGACTTCCCCCTAGCTAATCCCCTCCAAGAAACGTTCGGCGGCAGTCCAACAGATGCCTTTGTGGCCAGGCTTAACGCCTCAGGCTCCGAACTCGTCTATTCCACTTACCTTGGCGGCAGCAGCAACGACAGAGGTAAGGCAATCTCCGTGGATTCCTTGGAGAACGCCTATGTAACAGGCGAAACCTTGTCATCCGATTTCCCGATACTCAATTTTTATCAGGATCAACTCAGCGGCTCCTGGGATGCCTTTGTGACAAAAATCAGTGCGACGGGCACCCTGGCCTACTCCACCTTTCTTGGCGGCAGCAAAACGGAAGAAGGCTTTGGCATTGCGGTGGACTCCTCGGGCAACGCATATGTAACAGGCGAAACCAGTTCCCCCAATTTTCCGATACTCAATTCTTACCAGGATCAACTCCGCGGCTCCTGGGATGCCTTTGTAACGAAACTCAATGCCGCCGGCTCTGATCTGGTTTACTCCACATTCCTGGGCGGAGGTGGTGACGATATTGGTACTGGGATCGCCGTGGACTCCTCAGGCAACGCTTATGTGACGGGCTTTACCGAGTCATCCGACTTCCCTACCACCAGCACCACCAGCTCCCCGTACCAGGGAACGTATGGCGGCGGTTACCATGATGCCTTTGTAACGAAACTCAATGCCGCGGGCTCCGACCTGATTTACTCCACCTTTCTTGGCGGGAGCAACCAAGATCAAGGCCGTGGGATCGCGGTGGATCCCTCAGGCAACGCCTATGTCTCAGGTTTTACTGAATCCAACAACTTCCCCACAGCCAGCCCATACCAGGGGATATCTCATGGCTATGCCGATGCCTTTATAACGAAACTCAATCCCTCTAGCTCCGATCTAATCTACTCCACCTTTCTTGGCGGGAGCTCCTATGATCAAGGCTGGGGAATCGCGGTGGATCCCTCAGGGGATGCTTATGTGACAGGATTTACTGATTCTTCGGACTTCCCTACGACTAGCCCTAACCTGGGCCCTTACAATGGCGCTTACAACGACGCTTTTGTGACCAAGTTTATTGCCATGACTATTTCCCATTCTATTAGCGCCGAGGCTGGCGCCGATGGAACCATTTCCCCGTCTGGTGTGGTGATAGTGCCTGATGGCTCAGACGAGACCTTTCATATCACCCCGAATGCCGGGTACCATATCGAAGACGTCCAAGTTGATGGGTTGCCGGTCGGGGCTGAAAGCAGTTATACCTTTTATAACGTGAAGGAGGATCACACCATTGAAGCTAGCTTTGCCAGTGACTCTTATACCATCGCTGCCTCAGCCGGACCTAACGGAAGCATTACACCGTCAGGGGCAGTATCGGTAAGTTATGGGACCGATCAAGCTTTCACTATCACGCCCGACACGGGCTACAATATCGCAGATGTGCTGGTGGATGGTGTATCAGTAGGTCCCGTAAATGCGTTCACATTCGCGCATGTGACGGGGAATCATACCATAAACGTCGTCTTCACCATGAAAACTTATACTATCAATGCTACAACCGATCCCTGCGGGACAGTTGCGCCCTTGGGCGCGATCTCCGTCCAGGAAGGAGCCAATCAGACTTTCTCCATTACACCGGACGATGGGTCTTCCATTAAGGATATCATAGTAGATGGCAACTCGGTCGGCGCGGTTTCCAGTTATACCTTTTATAACGTGAAGGAGGATCACACCATTGAAGCTAGCTTTGCCAGTGACATCTACACCATCGCTGCCTCAGCCGGACCTAACGGAAGCATTACACCGTCAGGGGCAGTATCGGTAAGTTATGGGACCGATCAAGCTTTCACTATCACACCTGACATGGGCTACAATATCGCAGATGTGCTGGTGGATGGTGTATCAGTAGGCGCCGTAAATGCGTTCACATTCGCGCATGTGACGGGGAATCATACCATAAGCGTCGTCTTCACCATGAAAACTTATACTATCATTGCTACAACCGATCCCGGCGGGACAGTTGCGCCCTTGGGCGTGATCTCCGTCCAGGAAGGAGCCAATCAGACTTTCTCCATTACACCGGACGACGGGTATTCCATTGAGGATATCATAGTAGATGGCAACTCGGTCGGCGCGGTTTCCAGTTATACCTTCAATAATGTAACTCAAAACCATGCCATTCAGGCAGTTTTTACCTCCAATGGATCATCTGACAGAAATATGAGCAGTGGAGGCGGCTGCTTCATCTCGGTTATGGCGGGCAAATAA
- a CDS encoding acyl-CoA/acyl-ACP dehydrogenase has protein sequence MPDVLLTEDEKALKQEVRDFVKNEVSPDLLKKMDLDEITYPREFVKALGDGNLLGLRFPKEFGGRGLNWTAEIAALEEIGVLGSSLSCAFSMPSIVGQAFHSFGTLEQKERFLRPMLKGEVVSAEGLTEPRGGSDFFGATTRAELKGDYFMVRGQKRFIVGADGADFFIVYCKTNPEAKPHQSISLLLIEADREGVETKYLYGLLGTRGGGTGRLLFKDVRVPASNLIGEINQGAQIFNTMMVPERLTSAAGALGLARAALEVAARYSDRRKSFGQKIRRFQGVSFKVADAITQIDAARALVLAAGKTVDAGLPTARRLVSEAKKFATDVAWAVCNLAMQIMGGIGYTNVFPIEKLVRDARLSQIWTGTNEVMNLLIQHEYYQEVLHDPNPAREIETDAQEAHMADEKVYEDEEMWTKGW, from the coding sequence CTGCCTGATGTGCTCTTGACTGAGGACGAAAAGGCACTGAAACAGGAGGTTCGTGATTTTGTGAAAAACGAGGTTTCGCCCGATTTGCTCAAAAAAATGGACCTTGATGAGATTACTTATCCCAGGGAGTTTGTCAAAGCCCTTGGAGACGGGAATCTGCTGGGACTTAGATTCCCAAAGGAATTCGGCGGCCGTGGTTTGAACTGGACAGCTGAAATAGCGGCTCTGGAGGAGATCGGTGTTCTGGGATCGTCCCTGAGTTGCGCCTTTAGCATGCCTTCCATTGTCGGTCAGGCCTTTCACAGCTTTGGGACCCTGGAACAGAAAGAGAGATTTTTACGTCCCATGCTCAAAGGTGAGGTCGTCTCGGCTGAAGGACTGACCGAGCCTCGCGGCGGCTCGGACTTTTTCGGCGCCACCACCAGGGCGGAGCTGAAAGGCGATTATTTTATGGTGCGCGGGCAGAAGCGGTTCATCGTTGGGGCCGACGGCGCGGATTTTTTTATCGTTTACTGTAAAACAAACCCCGAGGCCAAACCGCATCAGAGCATCAGCCTGCTCCTGATTGAAGCGGACAGGGAAGGGGTTGAGACGAAATACCTTTACGGCCTGCTGGGAACGCGTGGAGGCGGCACCGGGCGACTTCTTTTTAAAGACGTCAGGGTGCCGGCCAGCAATCTTATCGGCGAGATCAATCAGGGTGCGCAGATATTTAACACCATGATGGTGCCAGAACGGCTCACTTCGGCCGCCGGAGCCCTGGGCCTGGCGCGAGCCGCTCTGGAGGTGGCTGCCAGATACAGTGACCGGCGCAAGTCCTTTGGGCAGAAGATAAGAAGATTTCAGGGCGTGAGCTTTAAGGTGGCTGACGCCATCACGCAGATTGACGCCGCCCGGGCCCTGGTGCTTGCGGCAGGCAAGACTGTGGACGCCGGACTTCCCACGGCGCGAAGGCTCGTGAGCGAAGCCAAGAAATTCGCCACTGATGTTGCCTGGGCGGTCTGCAACCTGGCCATGCAGATTATGGGCGGCATCGGTTACACCAATGTCTTTCCCATTGAAAAGCTGGTGCGCGACGCCAGGCTTTCCCAGATCTGGACCGGCACCAATGAAGTCATGAACCTCCTCATCCAGCATGAGTATTACCAGGAGGTCTTGCACGATCCCAATCCCGCCCGGGAGATCGAGACCGACGCTCAGGAGGCGCACATGGCTGATGAAAAGGTCTATGAGGATGAGGAGATGTGGACCAAGGGCTGGTAA
- a CDS encoding cytidine deaminase, translating to MDQETLDDLIAVARQAMARAHVPVSSFPVGAAVLTANGKIYPGCNTESIIAGLGVCAERSAIDHAVVHGERHFKAILIVSTQAAPLLPCGACRQYLYEFSQNCHEDLMVYAVSREGEQVCYSLSELLPNSFGPRHKG from the coding sequence CTGGATCAAGAGACACTTGACGATCTGATCGCCGTTGCCCGTCAGGCCATGGCCCGGGCGCATGTACCGGTCAGTTCCTTTCCCGTGGGAGCGGCTGTCCTGACAGCCAATGGTAAGATATATCCCGGGTGCAACACGGAGAGTATCATTGCCGGTCTGGGTGTTTGCGCCGAACGTTCGGCCATAGACCATGCCGTGGTTCATGGGGAGCGCCATTTCAAGGCCATCCTGATTGTTTCAACCCAGGCCGCCCCTCTTTTACCATGCGGCGCCTGCCGTCAGTATCTTTATGAATTTTCCCAGAACTGCCATGAGGACTTGATGGTTTATGCGGTAAGCCGTGAGGGGGAGCAGGTTTGTTATTCCCTTTCAGAACTTCTGCCCAACAGTTTCGGGCCGCGGCATAAGGGGTGA
- a CDS encoding sigma-54-dependent Fis family transcriptional regulator: MEPELLRTAQLRQAMYLGFALVQASCSRAVPRFDTRFRSLLHYFRNEEQIIRPEVRELKAEYAELYLTLWQSGPSGRFIPLIIDAMFHEFFRLHKGDNPLEARQRFCEEELTDFMAKYFPEFNQESAAYERLVKICQDLRTEAAELAEAQTYPTPTVQKLEKSFPRLESRSPVFNELIRTAAKAARSRAPILLTGETGTGKEVLARFIHRQSPRARGPFITVNCAAIPENLLESELFGFRKGAFTEARANKQGQLTRAEGGTVFLDEIGEMSPRLQVRLLRFLQEHSVLPLGAVKPIYLDVRILAASNQDLEAAMSLGNFRQDLFYRLNVFHFLLPPLRERAEDVPGLADHFIRKYNRENQTSVSGLNPGALNLLTENKWPGNIRELENVIQRAVVLAGLGEIGLKHLSPGLAESAEKIRPPLFAAAPGVNEKALLESLSEALALPGGSRGLSRRLARSVPLDHMIRFFQNMGSHPFPPRTFADHISPPHWLHRRDKLANQILRALHKADVLGHNGRQAQSARYFLNARFLD, translated from the coding sequence ATGGAACCTGAACTTCTCCGCACCGCCCAGCTGCGCCAGGCCATGTATCTGGGGTTTGCCTTGGTTCAGGCAAGCTGCAGCCGCGCTGTACCCCGCTTTGACACGCGCTTTCGCTCCCTGCTTCATTACTTCCGCAATGAAGAACAAATCATTCGCCCCGAGGTCAGGGAGCTCAAGGCTGAGTATGCTGAGCTCTATCTGACGCTGTGGCAGAGCGGGCCATCCGGAAGGTTCATCCCTTTGATCATAGACGCCATGTTCCATGAATTCTTCAGGCTGCACAAGGGTGACAATCCTCTTGAAGCGCGTCAGCGTTTTTGTGAGGAGGAGTTGACCGACTTTATGGCGAAATATTTTCCCGAATTTAATCAAGAGAGCGCGGCATATGAACGCCTGGTCAAGATATGCCAAGATTTAAGAACCGAGGCCGCTGAACTGGCTGAGGCTCAAACCTATCCCACCCCAACGGTTCAAAAACTTGAAAAAAGCTTCCCCAGGCTGGAAAGCCGCAGCCCGGTCTTCAACGAACTGATTCGCACCGCGGCCAAGGCGGCGCGTTCCCGCGCCCCGATTCTGCTCACAGGGGAAACCGGCACGGGCAAGGAGGTCCTGGCCCGCTTCATCCACCGGCAAAGCCCCAGGGCCAGGGGGCCGTTCATCACGGTCAACTGCGCGGCCATCCCTGAAAACCTGCTCGAAAGCGAACTCTTCGGATTTCGCAAAGGGGCCTTCACCGAAGCCCGGGCGAACAAACAAGGTCAATTGACGCGGGCAGAAGGCGGCACGGTCTTTCTGGATGAGATTGGAGAGATGTCCCCCCGTCTTCAGGTCAGGTTACTCCGGTTTCTTCAAGAGCACTCTGTTCTGCCTCTGGGCGCAGTCAAGCCCATTTACCTGGATGTGCGCATCCTGGCCGCAAGCAACCAGGACCTGGAAGCGGCCATGAGCCTGGGAAACTTTCGCCAGGACCTCTTTTACCGGCTCAATGTCTTTCACTTCCTTCTTCCCCCGCTCAGAGAGAGAGCGGAGGACGTCCCGGGTCTGGCCGATCACTTTATCCGGAAATACAACCGGGAAAACCAGACCAGCGTGAGCGGGCTGAACCCCGGCGCTTTAAATCTGCTGACGGAGAATAAATGGCCGGGCAATATCCGGGAGCTTGAAAACGTGATCCAGCGCGCCGTCGTCCTGGCAGGCCTTGGAGAGATCGGCCTGAAGCATCTTTCTCCCGGTCTGGCTGAGTCCGCGGAGAAAATCCGGCCGCCGCTGTTTGCGGCCGCGCCAGGGGTGAATGAAAAGGCCCTGCTTGAATCTCTATCCGAAGCACTGGCCCTTCCCGGCGGATCGAGGGGACTTTCAAGGCGTCTGGCCCGGAGTGTGCCTCTGGATCACATGATCCGTTTCTTCCAGAATATGGGCAGCCATCCCTTTCCTCCGCGAACGTTCGCCGATCACATCTCTCCACCCCACTGGCTCCACCGGCGCGACAAGTTAGCCAACCAGATACTGCGGGCCCTGCATAAGGCCGACGTTCTCGGCCATAACGGCCGGCAGGCTCAATCCGCCCGCTACTTCCTGAACGCCCGGTTCCTGGATTAA